The following nucleotide sequence is from Siniperca chuatsi isolate FFG_IHB_CAS linkage group LG2, ASM2008510v1, whole genome shotgun sequence.
AAATGCCAACAAAGGTTGGCATTTATTCAAAGTTAAACTCACAATAAGGTCTTAGGCATACAAATGTGGCTGAAATAAAAGccacaaacatgttttgttttgatttcaatTGTGCAATCTCAATAAAATGGAAGCTTGAAATACTAATGTGCAATCttgcatattttaactgtaataATATGCATATtaaacagcaaaaatatttacagtacaggaCACTATAGcagtgatttattgattttaaaagtgCTATTTTAAGGTGTGAGTCTAACGCTTATGGGACTTGCTTGTCTGCTTGTGTCTTTCAATGAATTTTTTAGATGCAGGTTTCTGGTTGGATGCAATTGTTATTTTTCCGTAATTGTGGATTTACAATCTCCCCTCAATTAAAACTGAGATGACAAAACAGGCATGAAAATTGTATATGATTCCTGCTGTTGTACTGTGTTATACATGTGAAAATATGTGTGGGTTtggtgtaaataaatatttcatactGCTATTGTGATGTGGAAATTTTAATATGACCTGCATATCACTTTGAAAAACCTGTTAACACTTAACAGAAAATGCATTTATGTTTATAAAGATTCACAAAAAATACTTCACCATGTATATACACGTATGGTGATAGACTTGGACATACAGTGCATTGTGGCTGTGGGTAAAGCCTTGAAATAGCAAGCAAGTATCAAAATTCATATCACTTGTTCACCTACATGAAAGTTTATGTGAATAATTTATGCCCAGTCTTCTTGTATTACCTCTCTGAGCATTTTTGTGGTGTCAGACATTAGCCCAAGTTTAGAGTCACTGAAGAAGAGAGAATGAACAGTTACACCCAGGGCTAATACATGACTGAACAGTGCGGGATGACACTTCTCAGTTTCAGAAATGTATAAGATAAATGCTAATTACAATGCTAAAATAAATCCTACTATGTAActtatttctgttctgtttcagtCTAATGAGACGGCAAAAAATAATTGTGGCTCATTAGTATTAGAATGAGGtttagcttgttttgtttgcttctcGTGTGATATGTCCAGAGGAGTGTCAGAGTAAATAAGTACATCCATGCAAATTGTCTGATTTTTGGGATAGGCTTTCAGCAAAACATTATGGTTCATTAATTCTgacatttcaaaacatgttttataaacATTTCTTAAACAAACTAATACAAGGAGCTCAAAATATCTGAATTTAATTGACACTTACCTCTTGTTAAATGTTGGGATGAAGATCAGTCAGCCTAAATGTACAACTGAGCTAATGGAGAAGCAGCTCAAACCACTTCACTTCTATGTCACTTCTCATGAGACTTTTTCATAAGAGCAGCCAAAAGCACCCTGCTGCAGTACTAAAGTTGAAATTCCAGTTTTGAGGGAGGGATTAGAAAGCTTCACTGCTGCATCTCCTCTGGTGCCCCTTTTCAAGAACCTATAGCACTTCAGGGCCAAAGTGCATGTCAGTAAACCTATCCCCAAGAGCCACAGTGAAAAAGCAGTGGCTTAGGTTGCTCCGAGTGTCTCTGAAAGGCTTTATTGCCTCTCAAAACGAAGAGCCTACACTCAAGAATCAGCTGGAACCTGGCTGgcaacacacagcagagaacagcaattttcttgaaaaaaaaaaaaaaagtaagtacatttaccaaGTACAAATTCCTAATATGGTTTGATATTTCATCAAAATCTGCTTTATTAGccattttatgtaaatatatatttgttctATGTGCTAATCTGACACTTGCTTATATGATACTCTATATTAACCTTAGATATAAATGGTAATGAGATCCCACTAGTTAACCTGTCAAAAAACTTAAAGAATGCTGACAGCAGTTTATATGATTCCAGTATATACGTTTAATATGATAAAGAGCCAATATGATGAGCTTTAATAATGTTGTTTATGATACATGGTTTTAGGCAAGCAGAATTGTCTAAGCTTgatgagaaaaatacaaatacgaAAATGCTGAAGAAAGATCAAGATCAGACTAATGATTGCACAAGAGATTAATGGTAACCGATACTACCAAAACTAAAGAAACACTTTACATATAAACTTATTCATGTATTCACACTAAAATCACTCCAACACTTTTGTCCTGCCTAGAACTAAGGGTGACAGTAAGTTGACAAGCTttcatgtgatattttatttagtaTTCTATCACAAAAGATGACAAAGTAAAAGTATATGCCTTGCTACTAAATGCAGCTCTGAGATTTAGGACATAGACCTGACAAGTTATTCATAAATCAGCTCACTCATAACACCCTTGGCAcagctattttctctctcagacaaatatagcttcacagcagcacaaGTGTGCAAAACTGCTAAATATGCAGACACTTTATCAACTGACAGAACTCagtacaatttattttaattaaattaaatattaatagttTAAGTGGCTATCAAATTTAATCCAAGAACAAAAGGCTCTTGTCATTAGACTAATTAGATCACAAAAATGATGTAAGATCAACTGAAGCATGGTAAGACGCTAACATTAGTTTATACTACTCTCAAATTCAATCTTAATTTAAAGAAATCACTTTTACAAGTATAAATATATGCTTTTCTGAACGAAACCTTTTGTCTTaaaaatatgatgatgatgatgacgtaTATCTTTTGAGGTTATATATCACTTTCCCATATTTGCTGAAATGCTTCGAAGATTATTTCAATTTGTATTATACTGCTTTGACAAGTGGTGACTGAAGCTTGCTTCTAAAGCAATAGCTATGGAGTCTGGAACATGGAACCTGattcattacacacacaagTTAATTATGAATTGATTAAAGTGATTAAGGTGATACTTGATCATCAAAATGACCATGTTATAGTTTCAGAACAACTTTGATTTAATGACACAACTatagaaaaaagggaaaagaggtTACTTTTAACCACCCAAATTTTAACTTTGCCTGTGGTGGTACCTtttctattttatcttttatcttttcaGCTATTTCTAGAAAGAAAGCAAAACCTAAATACAAATATGGTTATGACTAATGTTACATTTGCAGTCAGCCACTTATGCCACTTCCTGGGTCATGATAGATGGTTTTATGAGGTGTGTGACCTATTGCCTGCAAAATTAGGCCGGTCACTTGCAGGAATCTATAAAGGAGATGTATTTTGCGATCACAGGAATTCTTTCATTTATAGCATAGATAGAGTTACTAACTCAAGGATCCTAACACAATTTGCATGAAATATCAATCTTACTCATTGTTTAACACTGacgtcccacaatgcaacataGGCCGTAATATTGTTTAGCCCACTTTTTGTAATTGAAGGGAGAAATAAATTGTGTCCCATTAAATCTGTACTGTCTCTCCAAGGATAGGCTTTACTTAAAAATGGATCAGCATCATGTTGTAAAAGTGGGCATACTGCCTTAAGCCACAAGTTAAAACAATGATAAGATATCCATTGCACATTCAGGCCATCTGGAAGAGATTAACTGCATGTCAGACAGATACGGATTCTCATGGTTATTAACAGTGGTcaagccatgctaacagctccaAACTACATTGAAATTCTAGCACATGTTGGGCATTGACATGTGAAAAAACAACCCTATTATACAATTCAAGCAATCTTCAAAGagaagacaaattaaaatggtaTAAAAGCGAACTACACAGTGTCACCTGATTAAgtattaagtgtttttaaagtaaatatttttgcattaacAGAGAAACTCTTGTCTCAGTCAAGATGTTTAAAATACGCAAAGCTAAGGATGAGGAACCAACTGCTCCAGGGCAGGGTAAGTAACTAGAGTTTGAATGCCCGCCTTCAACTGTAAATTACTGCCAAACAATAAAATACGTGATCAAAAGTGAATGCATACATATAGCCTTTTCTGACACATAATATGAACTTAAATTATATCAAAGCTGTCAAATCTTAACAAGTTCTTCATAAATTTGTAAATAATGCAAATTATCTCATTTAAtgacagtgaaaattaaaaagagGTCCAGGGTACCTGGAGTTATGATTACCCAGTATGTGGAAGAACTACCCAAAGACATGACCACACCAGATTTCACTCGGAAACCCATCGCTATAACTATTCAAGAAGGTAAGGTGAAATACCACCTCTAATCACATtcacaacctaatttcttttttttattaaagataataacATAACGGTACATTCTTGTGTCCATCTGTAGGAAAAGTCGCTATCTTCAAAGCAGTAGTTACTGGCAAACCAACACCAACTGTGACCTGGGTGAGAAATAATGGGGAAATTGATGAAGAAAGGTGCAAAATCATCTACGATACAAGTTCCGGTGAACACCAACTACATGTGAGATCACTGACCATGTGTCATAAGGAATACTTATTCAAATAACTTCAAATATAAATGAGAAGgatcaataaatcaatgaaCGATCAGTAGGCCGTCTTGCACTATCCcagttttgcaaaaatattgATAATCATGTATTGATTGATAGATGCCTGATGTATCAGTGGATCAAGCTGACACCTACAAGTGTTTTGCCAGAAATGAATATGGAAAAGCAGTTGTAACTGCTGCGCTTAATGTTATTGAGGGTCAGTTActtacttttatttcattatacatTATTACATGAAAACTAATTATTAAGATAAATTACATTTGTCTCACTTCACTCTAATTTCTTCCATTGTAGTTGGCTATAAAAAGAGCAGAGCCATGCAAGAATCAAGAACAGGTACACAGCCTacatttaatctataataatgtcaTTCATTGAATGAAAGTTGTAACCATGCTGCTGGTTTTGTTGTAGCTGTCCGAGAGACACCTGAGGACTTCAAAAAGGCCTTAAAAAATAAGTAAGTAGTAAATGTACGAATGGGCAAAAGCAGAtgacagtgttgtttttctttcttgttgttttgttttgtgttttttcctagCCATAGATGATTATTACCTTAAAGTGTTTAAtaatatctttttctttttgtaggaTTGACACTGAagcaaaagaagacaaaaaaagagaaatcgATGACACGTTTTGGGAACTGTTGTTGAGTGCAGACAAGAAAGATTACGAGACCATCTGTGCTCAGTATGGTATCACTGATTTTCGTGGGATACTGAAGAAACTCAATGAGAAGAAGATGGAAAGGGAGCAAGAGCAAGAAAGGGTATGTTTCAGCTtcattgaaatgtaaatgtaaagcaCCTACACAGCCTACCATctataataatatgaatgaatgcTGTAATCCAAGAAATCTAAAATTCTAACATTTTCagtgtcaaagtttttttttcccacttatTCCAATTACTATAGGTTGTTGAAAGACTATGCAACCTAAAGCCCATTGAAATGAAAGACGATGGTGGTGCAGAGTTTGAACTTGAAATGTCACTTAAAGACCCTACCAGCAAAATCTTCTTATTCAAGGTGagaaatttcattttaaatatgaacttttttccccaaatggTGAATAAATTAATCTACAGCACTGAACGTCATATTACATggacacattcacatacacgtGACATATTGCTCATTTATGACTGCTTATGTTTAAACAGGATGGAGTTATGATTCCTTTTGATCCTGACACAGAGGCAAAACACGGACTTAGGCAGGTGGGAAAGAAGTTTGTGTTTAGCATCAATGGTGTTGacgctgatgatgcaggattATACCAAGTGGAGGTTGATGGAGTTAAGATCTTCTCGACTGACTTCAAATGTAAGATGATGCACCAAATTAAGTATCTACACACTTTACTGTAACATGTACACAATGCCATACAACAGTCGAAAAGAGCTACGATTGCTACATAAGTTGTCCTGTGACAGGAAATACGAGATACCATGTGTTGCTATAATTTTGTCCTGCTTCTAGTGCCCACTGTAGACTTCCTGGTCAAGATTCAAGACGTgaaagcagaggaaagagaggatgCTGTCTTTGAGTGTGTAATCTCACATCCCCAGAAAAAGTTAACTTGGATGGGAAAGAATGTCGCGCTGGAGCAAGGGGACAAATTTGACATCACTGTGTCACAGGATATGCTGATTCACACATTGGTGGTAAAGGACTGCAAGCTATTGGACAAAGGAATTTATGCGGCTGTGGCTGGACTTAAATCCTGCAGTGCCTGGCTTGTAGTAGAAGGTAGtgttcatatattttatattgtatctTTTTAGCCACAAGAGTTCAACACATGTTTATCAAATACTGAAAATGACccataaagcatttaaaatgtcctggtactgtgtattttttttttagctgacaATGATCCAAATGCACGCGGAAAGAAGAAAGCTCGCAAAACAACCAGAgcaggtggtggtggagaagaTCTTTTGAAGATTGCTCAGGAGCAACAGGCTaagatacagaaagagagagatgagttgATTGCAAAGGCAAAGGCTGAGgcagaagcagcagctgcagcagctgcagcagctgcagaagccgcagcagctgcagctgcagctgagaAAGCAAAAGTGAAGACAAAGGAGAAGGTAAAGGCGAAGGCGGTACAAGGCGCCGATAAAGCAGACGCAACCACTGCtgtagaggaggaagaggatgaagaaaaggaagaagtgtCCGAACCAGCTGAACCTACATCATCAGAAACCAAGCAGGAGGAACAAGCAAAGGAGGGAGAGGCTCCTGCTCAAGTTGCTGATACTGAAGAAGAGGAGCCTGttcaagagaaaagaaagagagtgagaacaGGCCCACTTGTCCCTGATACAGTCATTGGTAAGATGCATCACAACAATAGTAAATAAATTCTGCTATGCTGTTCATATATTCCTGTTCCCTGTTAACAGTAAGTTTGTATTTCCTTTAGACCCAGGAGTATACTTCACCAGCGGACTGTCAGATGTAAACGCCATCATTGGTACTGAGGCAGAACTGGTCTGCAGGCTGAGTAGTGAGGACTGTGACGGAGTCTGGTACAAAGATGGGAAAGAGGTGAGGGACTCAAAAGTTGAGGTTAAAGCTTTCACCTTTAACCTCCTGAGATTTAAGagtgtttacatgtgtgcatTTCAGATAACCGGTACAGATGATATCTGTATTGTTAAAGATGGGACTTATCGCAAACTAATTATAAAAAACTGCAAAGAAGATGATGCTGGAAAGTACCGATGTGAAGCTGATGGGCGTAAAACAGAAGCTGTGCTAAAGGTTGAAGGTATTGTAATCAGAAACTCATAAATTTGAGGTACTCCAactaaagcaaaacaaaagtgcagccactgtgaaaatgtgtaaacCAATATTCTATTCAGCTCAGTAATCAATGTCGCAGTttgaaaagatgtgtttttttcctactAGATCCTCCAAGAATTAACCCTGATGACCTCACCGAGTTCATAAAACCTGTTATAATCAGAACTGGGAAAGATGCAGCCTTCAAGCTTTCCTTTGTTGGCCAGGAACCCATGAAGATCCAGTGGTACAATGAAGGAGAAGAGCTGTTGGAGGACACCCATATCAGGATCGAG
It contains:
- the igfn1.3 gene encoding immunoglobulin-like and fibronectin type III domain-containing protein 1, with the translated sequence MFKIRKAKDEEPTAPGQVKIKKRSRVPGVMITQYVEELPKDMTTPDFTRKPIAITIQEGKVAIFKAVVTGKPTPTVTWVRNNGEIDEERCKIIYDTSSGEHQLHMPDVSVDQADTYKCFARNEYGKAVVTAALNVIEVGYKKSRAMQESRTAVRETPEDFKKALKNKIDTEAKEDKKREIDDTFWELLLSADKKDYETICAQYGITDFRGILKKLNEKKMEREQEQERVVERLCNLKPIEMKDDGGAEFELEMSLKDPTSKIFLFKDGVMIPFDPDTEAKHGLRQVGKKFVFSINGVDADDAGLYQVEVDGVKIFSTDFKLPTVDFLVKIQDVKAEEREDAVFECVISHPQKKLTWMGKNVALEQGDKFDITVSQDMLIHTLVVKDCKLLDKGIYAAVAGLKSCSAWLVVEADNDPNARGKKKARKTTRAGGGGEDLLKIAQEQQAKIQKERDELIAKAKAEAEAAAAAAAAAAEAAAAAAAAEKAKVKTKEKVKAKAVQGADKADATTAVEEEEDEEKEEVSEPAEPTSSETKQEEQAKEGEAPAQVADTEEEEPVQEKRKRVRTGPLVPDTVIDPGVYFTSGLSDVNAIIGTEAELVCRLSSEDCDGVWYKDGKEITGTDDICIVKDGTYRKLIIKNCKEDDAGKYRCEADGRKTEAVLKVEDPPRINPDDLTEFIKPVIIRTGKDAAFKLSFVGQEPMKIQWYNEGEELLEDTHIRIEKSSSHSRLLLTKCQRKTTGEIKIKIKNECGTTEAISQLIVLDKPTPPLGPVDIIESSAACIDFKWRPPKDNGGSPITDYILERQQIGRNSWKKLGKIGPEPKYRDTDVDHGRKYCYHIRAETDQGISEMMETDDIQAGTKAYPGPPSTPKIVSAFKDCINLAWSAPTNTGGTNILGYNVEKRKNGSNLWGQVNPPDEPIREKTYAVKDVVEGIEYEFRVSAINISGAGEPSTPSEFVIARDPKKPPGKVIDLKVTDSTYTTLSLGWTKPTEEEGVQDEAKGYFVELRPAENPEWSRCNSSAIIMTSYTIMGLKSMAMYWVRVIANNEGGDGEPQELDNYIIAMPPPVRPQFTDRKMKNFMVMRAGNSTRINFNFQASPVPTIKWLKDGHSVGKHVTVSNTDTSSQLIIPSSERHDTGIYTIIVKNLVGQETCSVEIRVTDDPKPPGPVELDENVSGTVTVSWAPSPDEKKDDRLHYMITKSDSVKRTWQTVAEHLFNNKFTVINIMPGRQYKFRVYARNDMGLSKPSESATWEVKRKKETLSLNVPTSKDCSFETPPSFSVPLKMHKSPESYECYMSCAVTGNPRPHVTWYRNNINLNTNTNYYITNTCGVCSMVILKVGPKDNGDYTVLAENPLGRVECSTKLVVKE